One stretch of Podospora pseudoanserina strain CBS 124.78 chromosome 4, whole genome shotgun sequence DNA includes these proteins:
- a CDS encoding hypothetical protein (COG:E; EggNog:ENOG503NY8U) — protein sequence MAQAALEAAEARFIANNPLSKKQHELAVGALPGGNTRTLLHTSPFPLTMKQGKGAHVWDEDGHKYLDLVGELTAGLYGHSNPIIRQTILSTFDNVGLSLGSTTVQEHKHASLLCSRFKLERVRMANTGTEANMHALAGARHYTSRRKVIVFSGGYHGAVFSFPAGKAAPNTVDKDDFVVIPRYNDTSLAMNTIKSTPDLAAILVEPMQGAGGCIPGTKEFLHAIQDAAHEVGALFILDEVMTSRLAPHGLGVELGLKPDMVTMGKYLGGGLAFGAFGGREEVMAVYDPRVEGSLAHSGTFNNNTLVMSVGYKALKRVFTEEACGELNERGDRLREKLVEVTKGSKIRFTGRGR from the exons ATGGCCCAAGCAGCACTGGAAGCCGCCGAGGCGAGGTTCATCGCCAACAATCCCCTTTCCAAGAAGCAACATGAGCTCGCCGTCGGCGCCCTTCCTGGTGGAAACACACGAACCCTCCTGCACACGTCCCCATTTCCCCTCACGATGAAGCAGGGCAAAGGTGCTCACGTatgggatgaagatggccaCAA ATACCTCGACCTAGTCGGCGAACTCACCGCCGGGCTGTACGGGCAttccaaccccatcatccgccaaaccatcctctccacctttgACAATGTCGGTCTCTCGCTCGGTTCGACTACTGTCCAAGAACACAAGCACGCCTCTCTACTCTGCTCTCGTTTCAAGTTGGAGCGCGTCCGTATGGCCAACACGGGCACAGAAGCGAATATGCACGCCCTAGCCGGCGCGCGGCATTACACCTCGCGGAGAAAGGTCATCGTCTTCTCTGGCGGCTACCACGGCGCGGTGTTTAGTTTCCCTGCAGGCAAAGCGGCGCCAAACACGGTTGACAAGGACGACTTTGTGGTTATTCCCCGGTACAATGACACATCACTCGCAATGAACACCATCAAATCCACACCTGATCTCGCCGCTATACTAGTGGAACCAATGCAGGGCGCGGGGGGTTGCATCCCTGGCACCAAGGAATTCCTTCACGCCATTCAGGACGCGGCACACGAGGTCGGAGCGCTGTTTATCCTCGACGAGGTGATGACTTCCCGCCTTGCGCCTCACGGACTGGGAGTTGAACTCGGACTAAAGCCCGATATGGTGACAATGGGCAAGTATCTCGGTGGCGGCCTGGCATTTGGTgcttttggggggagggaggaggtcaTGGCTGTGTATGACCCCCGAGTGGAAGGATCACTGGCGCACTCGGgcaccttcaacaacaacactctTGTGATGAGCGTGGGGTATAAGGCGTTAAAGAGGGTTTTCACCGAGGAGGCCTGTGGGGAACTGAatgagaggggggatagGCTGAGGGAGAAATTAGTGGAAGTGACAAAGGGAAGCAAGATCAGATTCACGGGACGGGGTCGCTGA
- a CDS encoding hypothetical protein (EggNog:ENOG503P57S), with the protein MTMASPARPAPEELVTVIITTSPTPSAPSTELLEQIAASFRKHCASLIHCRVIVVLDTYDHVSKKPRLKKGHVTPDSAAKYADYKANAKRLILKEYSSTERPYGTGDLVKAQEKAEFGSGAAAYASQDNAVVMNITTTKDGRVTFVEPVQRLGFGLAVRSALRMTVTPYVWIQQHDWALVTDIPLGPLLQIMQQHKAPPSAEQEDKENNEILPEAVRPPVEYVCFPSIRMMEYATSDHVMLYPALRALTQLHKQNFTVQSESEDGTAVTSRVPLTPLFLWHDKPHLASTSHYLNQVFYSRIAIQRGAFIEDTVGHLARDEMKQGKWNRWACWLYYPDEGKHLCLRHLKGRTWRGVEAELAAKLEYMRLNGLDVNVQVPN; encoded by the coding sequence ATGACGATGGCATCTCCCGCAAGACCAGCCCCGGAAGAGCTGGTCACAGTCATTATCACAACCTCTCCCACGCCTTCTGCACCATCCACCGAGCTCTTGGAGCAGATTGCCGCCTCTTTCAGAAAGCACTGCGCCTCTCTCATTCACTGCCGTGTCATTGTCGTCCTCGACACCTACGATCACGTCAGTAAGAAGCCGCGACTGAAAAAGGGCCATGTCACACCCGACAGCGCGGCAAAGTATGCCGACTACAAGGCCAACGCCAAGAGGCTCATTCTCAAGGAGTACTCCTCTACCGAACGGCCCTACGGCACTGGCGATTTGGTCAAGGCgcaggagaaggccgagttTGGGTCCGGGGCGGCAGCTTATGCGTCGCAGGACAatgcggtggtgatgaacaTCACGACGACCAAAGACGGGCGCGTCACGTTTGTTGAGCCGGTGCAGCGGTTGGGATTCGGGCTGGCGGTTCGGTCGGCGTTGAGGATGACGGTTACGCCGTATGTCTGGATTCAGCAGCATGACTGGGCACTGGTGACGGACATTCCTCTTGGGCCGCTGTTGCAGATCATGCAGCAGCACAAGGCCCCGCCTTCAGCAGAGCAGGAGGACAAAGAGAATAACGAAATATTGCCGGAAGCTGTTCGACCTCCGGTTGAATATGTCTGCTTCCCGTCGATACGGATGATGGAGTACGCCACCTCAGACCACGTCATGCTCTACCCTGCTCTTCGCGCGTTGACCCAGCTTCACAAACAAAACTTTACCGTTCAGTCGGAGTCGGAGGACGGGACAGCCGTCACCTCGAGGGTTCCTCTCACGCCTCTGTTTCTCTGGCACGACAAGCCACACCTAGCCTCCACCAGCCACTACCTCAACCAAGTCTTTTACAGCCGAATCGCCATCCAGAGGGGCGCCTTCATCGAGGACACCGTCGGTCATCTGGCAAGGGACGAGATGAAGCAAGGAAAATGGAACAGGTGGGCTTGTTGGCTGTATTACCCGGACGAAGGGAAGCATCTGTGTCTCCGGCACCTCAAAGGGAGGACATGGCGGGGTGTCGAGGCCGAACTAGCGGCCAAGCTGGAGTACATGAGGTTGAACGGCTTGGACGTCAACGTACAAGTGCCCAATTGA
- a CDS encoding hypothetical protein (EggNog:ENOG503P424; COG:P), with protein MSRIPAVNAKPNPLVLSSLLLGIASTASAQNYYGSPGNPYSSGGSSNDDGSSSSGFNNFNAGAGFDINAAMRTRAIHGILAALAMAILFPSGSILMRVIPGRFAIWAHGISQAVALVVYIAAVGLGLHLVREVSRARGNNGDMFSDPNRSYHPIIGIVVLVCLLLQPIFGFIHHAKFKRLQTRQMWSYLHLFNGRVFITLGMANGGLGLWMAGASKELKTAYVAVAAVMWVLWMLAAAYGEWKRWKANRLGYPPRNKKFHDGEVPF; from the exons ATGTCAAGGATACCAGCCGTGAATGCAAAACCAAACCCCCTAGTCCTCAGCAGTCTCCTGCTAGGGAtagcctccaccgcctccgcccaAAATTACTATGGCTCTCCCGGCAACCCTTAtagcagcggcggcagctccAACGATGATGGCTCATCTTCCTCCGGgttcaacaacttcaacgcCGGGGCTGGCTTCGATATAAACGCTGCCATGCGCACCCGCGCTATTCACGGTATCCTCGCTGCTTTGGCCATGGCGATCTTGTTTCCTTCCGGATCAATCCTCATGCGTGTTATACCAGGCCGGTTCGCAATCTGGGCGCACGGAATCTCGCAGGCTGTTGCGCTGGTGGTGTATATCGCTGCTGTCGGACTGGGTCTTCATCTTGTGAGGGAGGTCAGTAGGGCGAGGGGGAACAATGGTGACATG TTCTCCGATCCGAACAGAAGCTACCACCCCATCATTGGCATCGTCGTGTTGGTCTGCCTGCTCTTGCAGCCAATCTTCGGGTTCATCCACCACGCCAAGTTCAAGAGACTCCAAACGAGGCAGATGTGGTCATACCTCCACTTGTTCAACGGTCGTGTCTTCATCACGCTCGGTATGGCGAACGGTGGGCTCGGGCTGTGGATGGCGGGCGCGagcaaggagctcaagacgGCGTATGTCGCTGTGGCGGCCGTGATGTGGGTTCTCTGGATGTTGGCGGCTGCGTATGGAgagtggaagaggtggaaggcGAACCGTCTGGGATATCCGCCGAGGAATAAGAAATTCCATGACGGCGAAGTTCCGTTCTAA
- a CDS encoding hypothetical protein (COG:S; EggNog:ENOG503P0W5): MDTPVKTKFLILSDTHCCKPTKHTIPDLFIAGNHDFTLDPLAFLPKTTSSQGVFQAPAGTATSLLEPASSENIIFLDEGTRTLALANGALLTVDNSKAFTHNRKKGHTFKIPKEVDVVITHSPPRGILGKDYNSKQAGCDCIYDATATAKPKLHCFGHIHEGWGG, encoded by the exons ATGGACACCCCGGTCAAGACCAagttcctcatcctctctgACACCCACTGCTGCAAACCCACAAAGCACACAATCCCAGAC CTTTTCATCGCCGGCAACCACGACTTCACCCTCGACCCCCTAgccttcctccccaagacCACCTCGAGCCAAGGCGTTTTCCAAGCCCCCGCCGGAAcagccacctccctccttgaACCCGCCTCCTCAGAAAACATTATTTTTCTTGACGAAGGCACTCGTACTCTTGCCCTCGCAAACGGCGCCCTGCTGACGGT GGACAACTCCAAGGCGTTCACTCACAACCGGAAGAAAGGTCATACATTCAAGATCccgaaggaggtggatgtggtgatcACCCACTCCCCACCGCGTGGCATCCTCGGTAAAGACTACAACAGCAAGCAAGCCGGGTGCGACTGCATCTACGATGCCACCGCGACAGCTAAACCAAAGCTGCACTGTTTTGGGCATATAcatgagggttgggggggctgA